caggtcaaatctaaggaaaagcttgttaacactctagaggccacatttatgactctatcttcatgaaacttggtcagaatgttaatcttgatgatttttaggtcatgtTTAactctgggtcaggtggggtcaaaaactaggtcacctggtcaaatcaaatgtaaagcttgttaacattctacagGCCactttatgaccatatcttaatgaaacttggtcagaatgttaatcttgaagatctttagggtcaagttttaatcttggtcaggtgggatcaaaaactaggtcaccaggtcaaatcaaaggtaagcaagttaacactctagagacctaattttaagtttgaaactcatgggaattgagcggaatatttatcttaatgacctctaggtcaggttcgaatctgggtcatgtggggtcaaaaactaagtcacgaggtcaaatcgaaggtaaagcttgttaacaatctagaggtcgaatttatgactgtatcttcatgaaacttggtcagaatgataatcttgatgatcttaaggccaattgtgaatctgggtcatgtgggatcaaaaactaggtcaccaggtcaaatcaaaagaaaatctagtgaacactctatagaccacatttatgaccatatctttatgaaacttggtcagaatgttaatcttaatgatcttaaggttaagttccaatctgggtcagtggggtcaaaaactaggtcaccaggtaaaatccaaggtaaagcttgttaacaatctagaagccacatttatgactatcttcatgaaacttggtctgaatgtaaatcttgatgatccttaggtcaagtttgaatctaggtcatgtggggtcaaaaactaggtcactaggtcaaattaaaagaaaaactagttaacactctacactctagaggccacatttgccccatgtggttctgggacgatctgtgtatgaaaagaactggaaccactgccttacccttgcatgattgtaagaggtgactaatagggtcttaacacttggttttgttgtaactctgtgattccagcaggtatgcaaattttgattccatacctcctgtttttatttcgatgtaaatgaaatatgaaaccaaaatttgtagtcctgtttggcgccatataacctttactgtgttggtgcgctgtaaaaccaaaataaaataaaataaattaaagaggccacatttatgaccataattatcttaatgaaacttggtcagaatattaatcttgatgatatttaggtcaataggtcaggtgagcgatacagggccttcatggtcctcttgttatcaaACTATATTGtgtgcaacaaaaaaaaacactttaaaatgtaaacagttGAAGAAACAGCTTCAGCTCTATTTTAACATTTGTATCAGCTGGTTATCCttgcacatttgaaaaaaaccTGTCTCGAGTCCCAATGAGCATTGAAATGAGACATAATCTTGTTTAACAGTACTAACACAGACTCACAGTGTTCAAGGTTGCCCTGACACTTTGTGACCTGGTTATGTTAATATTTGCCCTTGTGGCTTTGTATCAAGATGTAATTAACCAATGCATTAATGCAGTCCATTGATAAGTCGCTGATAAATCCATTTTAAAGTGAGGCTTTAtctaaaactttatatataaatggtAACAATCCACGTACTGaccaacattttttatgaaactaCTGTTAGTCATTGGAAGTTGCGGATCTATAAAACTGAATCACTTTACAACTAATAATTCATGTActataaaatcatttgttttcgtgagcatgaaattttgtggttttggctaAAATGGCTTGAGTTTTTCAAGATCAAATGAATGGgaaatttcatttgttaattttgttgATTGGCACAACAATGAATTCCACGAAAAATAGctccccacgaatattaatgattttacagtatatgtaaTCTGTCGTCGCTGTATCATATGTCATATATTGAAGTCTGcttctgtaaaataaatatatttggcTCACTGGAATAATGTTGGCTGAGACATCTAGAAACATGATTGGTATTACAGTGATCTGAAACCTGTAGATATTTCACATTGTATTATATTATACTTATTATATGGGGCAGACCTGGTAAATAGGTAGATTTCATAGAGACcagttatttttgtttcatctTGGGTagcttgggtcaaggtcattgaaattaaattatagaaaaatggtttttgaTCAGTAATTTAGAATGAATAGCTTTCTAAAAGACTCAGAAATTGAAGTGTTTTTGTAAGGCATAAAATGCTTCTTCAATGGTGAAACCTTTATCCTGTTCAGCAGGGTATACCAATTCACTGAATTTACTTCTTCAGTATGACTTTCGACACatatattaaaaacatagataattaTAAACTACATGTCACAATTAAATGCATACATCATGCAAAAAGGTGAACAGTAACAACCAGTTACTGCATTTTCATTGctttttcatctttttacttGTAAATAGGCATCTCTGCTTTTTATTTGCGTTTCCGTTAGATATAAGTcattttttcatagttttttaCCAACTAAAAAATGTTCATTCAATTAACTGAATTGAACTGTCAAATACTGTCCACAACAATTCAGCTTTATAGTTAGCCCCTAAAGAGAATCAGTAAGTAACAGACCAGTTACTGCACTAAAGGTAGCGGAGAAACAACTGCCAGAAATGCCTTAACCATAAGATCACATGTTCCAAGAATCAGTACCAGCTGGGCTCGGTTACTGCCCTActggttttgataaaaaaaatcaatttctttgATCCTGACTTACTGTTAATGTTTCAGAAAATGGCTAAAATGCCATAACAGGGATCAAACCCTGCTCTAATTAATTgcaataagaaagaaaaaaaactggttccgctggggctcgaacccaggacctctcgcGTGTGAAGCGAGCGTGATAACCACTACACTACGGAACCTCGTTATGAAACGTGCATTAAAGTTTGTATTTAACCCTATACCCTATATAAAGGAGAGAGTGATTATTTTTATTGCGATGTATACAAAAATGCTTACTCGccgtttaagttttatatttaaggACATCTATTTTAAAATGACACAtatattgaaaattatatttatatttacaacaaTAGGAAAACGGATACTCAAGGGAAACAAACCAAACTTTATCGTAAAAGTGTATAGAAGTATTTACTTCCCTTTATAACGGACACCACCACTAACTTGTTATAACTGCCATACTCTGATTATTAGTCACATCAAAAAGTTAAAACAGCCTTTATATGACCTTCTTTTAAAACTGGAATGAAACTGTGCAAAGTCAGGGTAGTGTCTGAAATGCCTTTTTCTTACAATTTGAACCTAGATCTTACAATTTGAacctagatctagatctattttACCTGATCATTTTGCTCACAACCTTTGCAAATGGAACCCATTTATAGATGTTTCACGAAAATCATTTTGGGTTTTACTTTTCTGCTATTACTAAAGCTTGATCAGAATAAAAATATGCGCATGAAACACGAAGATTTAAATGATAATTAAGGAATTTTGAGTAGATCCGGAGCGGCAAACCCACGTTGCACGGTATCGTACACACGGGGAAAATCGCTCGATTCATGTAACATttatgtttgaaattaattttaataaaataaaaagcttcGAAACCAGACGAGTGCTTTCGTCGGTACAAATCTTGCCGGACTTTAGATATGTCTCATTTTCTGTCCAGTTCGCCAGAAGCCCGCATGTTGTAAGAATTACTTAGAATGGTACAACTCGTGcatatgttgagcgcaaataaccaatctgcgctatttaccaaacgcgcagcgcatataacaaatttttgtacattggttatatgcgcaacgatttaccaatcgttgcgcaggataaatttaacctgcccgatttaccaaatgcgcagcgcaaataacaaatgtaactttatatatcagaaatttgcatttcgtgtttgataaatcatgcagttggtcaatttattaataaatataaatgtcaaatgctgaatatctcggtacttaaattaggtgtcataaatttgtttctacatcagtaaattcacggcagtcggtcaccaggtttcaatacctccaatcttatacaagatgcaataaaacccaaacatgcctgaaggtgtgatttcctccagcttgcacacgtcgtcccctggtatgttttaggctatttttataattttctacttcacccgagcacacacttagcaaaatatcgtttttattatattgaaatatcttgaaatttcctaataatattctttctaccaacgggagcatatctctcaacatgtctaagataaaagatgaaataaaaaagtcacagaattaaaagaaaattcttacagatcgtatctatattattattattattattattagtagtagtagtagtagtagtacaaaaTCAATTGAATAAAGAGAAGGCctttgattacagactaaaactatagagtttttttacaaatcaaaatggatctacaatgttacacctgtaacttgcgtggcaggtcggtcctgcgctaatagcaaagtttgaaattacactgtatttcagatatatttcatttataaaacatactatttatgtaattttcaaatgaatactgtagaaaaatgaatagaaaaagagtgatttctgtcataacgagaaccaaatattacattttttatctgcgcaagatgtgtgtctgtgctaataataaatctggaaattactctgataacttgaatatcttttataaatcatattaacttttactttgatttacgattacagactataGGGTttttctcgttatgacggaaatcacgcttctttctattttttttttctattctgaaaacatttttatgaagttacataaatagtatcttttagaattgaaatatgtttaaaaagatcaacgtcagttcagaaattgctattagcacaggaacaacatcccgcgcaggctacggatgaaacattatattcagattttcaaaagctacatttttagattgtaatcgaaaaacgaagtaaaagttaaaatggtttataaaagatattcaagttattggagtaattttcagacttctattagcacaggacacacatcttgcacacctacaaaatgtaaaatttcgttcacattttgaggaattttattagttattcattctatttatctcactataaaacattaaacaattatataagtataaaagatctgtaagttcgtcttttaattctgcttatttttgttttatttttaatcttggccatgtcaagagatatgctcacgtcggtaaaaaagaattgcgctttttcaatatgatgaaaagaaaagcgatatggtgaaatgtggtaagtgtgtggcaattcagtctgttatgtaagtctcctttatgttctatattcggtataaaatgactgcgtgtgatcgaatgaagtaaaatactttagttataaaaagaatagagaggacgatgtggctatccgaaggaaatcacaccttcacgcatgtttgagttttattgcatattgtatcatattgcaggtattgaaaccaggtgaccgactcccatgaattttatgatgttgaaataaatttatgacacatttttaaaaccaagatttgcaatatcagtctgtaattgttaaacaatgtaaaagttagcatggtttatggcagatatgcatattatcagagtaatttacagattttctattagcgcaggatcgacatcccgcacaggctacggcgtttaaaagttaaaaaaagtataaaaataaataaaaaaatacttgtgttattaaatatacttgggatattttgtatcattttaatgttttttaacacctatgacaaatgactcttaataccgtcgtcaacagaaatttataggccataaactaccagggacgtgagaatcttattgaaattaccgcataaatacgctcatttacttaaaaaaaatgtttttctttttctttacaaattcacacctttacgcgtgcctgatcaccgtcagttttacaattttatgtaggcctacaagtctaacactctaatgatattcaattttatcgggagatatcatccatatgttatatcgggagatatcatccatatgttaaaagcgcagactcatttaccaaacgcgcaagacagttgccctgcgcatataagaaatatataaggttgcccgatttacaaatcgttgcgcagataacaaattggttatttgcgctgcgcgatttaccaaatgcgcagattggctatatgcgcgtaacacaTACACTGAAAGAGATTGTAAGTAATATGTAGGTTCCTggcaaactggacagaaaatgaggCCCTATACATGCTGGACTTAATTAATACTGCCTTCTTTgcataatgttaaaaaaaatttgtatgcTTGTTGTAGTTTGAATGCATATATGAGccctgccatgagaaaatcaacatagtgggtttgcgaccagcatgaatccagaccagcctgcgcatccgcgcagtctggtcaggatccatgctgttcgcttttaaagcctactgcaattagagaaaccgttagcgaacagcatggatcctgaccagactgtgcgaatgcacaggctggtctggatccatgctggtcacaaagctactatgttggttttcccatggcacggctcatataattttgtattaaaatatgcATGTTATACAAACACTTTACCCAGAATGCAGTGTGAACGTTAACTAAACAATTCAgtccgtgaaaaaaaaaaaaaaaacaaaaaaaaaaaacaacaaaaaaacattttggcGAAGTGTTTCAGAAAAGTACCAAAAATGGCTGGCAAGGCACCCATGTCTGACgctttttaatttattaaaatcggtcaagtaataaggaaattgTAAGAGTTATAAATGTcgcgttttttgttgttgttttttgcgaTGTGCTCACCGGCCATCTAAAGATGTGGAGAGAAGTTTGAATACGCTACATGTAGTTGATGGTATCGACGAACGCAGGTTGCCGTTACGTGTtccaagaataataatatctCAAACATATcttattggttttttttttctaagtgtATTCCTAACTGCCGTGTTAAAACGTGTGAAAACGTCGTAAATTGGTGCCAATTATTTCCCATGTTTTTTCCAGTGTCCCCGATTTCACCGGACAGCCCACGTATACATAGAGGCCCCAATTCAGCTACCCCTACCGGACCTCAGTATGTCATTATATGAGATCAGCTCTTTAGAAGGAACAGAAACTTGCAAACGAGTATACCCCACTCTCCGAGACAACACacgaaaaatgttgaattctgcatgTGTTCTACGGATTTTAGCTACCTCAGCAGTAAAGtttctttattataattttaatctATAGATTCTAAACGTGAACTCATTTTACCTTCAgatacattttattaattgagGACACACGTttgatttctttacattttaacccaattcatttcttttattgttcATCAATTGATACACAGGCGTGCATTGGTACATGCGCGTTAGCTCCGCTACGGATAAGACCTGTCATAGTCATGTCCAACACCCAATGTTACTCATAGATTTTCATTTACCAAAAACGACACCATTTTCGTTCCTGTTTAAGCGTATCTGCGTGACGAAAATAAGCAGCACAAGACCATGCTTGTTTCTATcttaaaaataaaaggtaagggtagatttcccgaaaACTCGGCCAGagagtcatgcatcgcaaagtaggcttCGGGTGTTGAGGCAAGTGGAAAAAAAATGCTAGggtgaatattcaacagggaaagccacgctccaaaaaacgcagtctccctacaacacaaaccacagcagcgcaaacaCGGACGTGCacaacacatacacacacgcgcacgcGCGTGGGGACGTAAATACAAGGTGGTATGTGGAGGGGATGAGGATGGAAAGACAAAAGAAACACCAACtacaaacaagacaatatacgCAACATAAAATACGAAACGgacaaaaacaagttgaaaataggggcacatCCTTCTAACAGTCAGTAACCTAAAAGAGATGGTGGGTGGAGGGGagttcggggggggggggggggggggggggggctaacgCGTTTacggcatgccaacctcgcacttatccTATTCTCAACAAGTCAGACAAGACAGTTTAAATCAAATAACTCGCCGCTGAGAAAGGCTCCAACACACAAAACCACGAAAATCCAACcacaagagaaaaaaaattatgcaagccaaaatattttctgttatgtCGGTGTACCATACGACTTTTTCTGGATTTTAAAGTCACATTCGTTTGGTCCGACATTTTCTACTAGTGCAAAGTTCTATGTTAGTATGGTATTCTTCTTAAAAATTTTGAACTGAGGATTGGAAAATATACCtgtaaataaacaacaaatggatattttttatcattttttctttattttatagtttttcgATAATTCAAAATACGGTAAAATAGTAACATTTCAAAACTTCCACAtacatttcaaaagaaataatatatacttAAATCTTTGAAGTATAACAAATAACATGCATACAATAATCAATTATCTCTGTAACATAAAGGACATAATCTTAATACTGTTCAATAAATGATTTCGAGCATTAGTACAACTTTAATACTGGTATGTTGTGAGTTTggctgtaattaaaaaaaattgtttgcggTAACGCGACCCaacgtttttttgtttgtttttttttgtatgggtAGATAATTAGAGaacttttttttgcatataatcgtatagggaaaaaaattctttcatCTGACTGGCCAGAAAAAAAAGTTGGATCGCAGCGATTTTCACGGGTAGGTCATGTTACCGCAAACAAGTATTTTTTAATGATAGCTTTAAAACACATGTTCAACGCAACAAGCGACTTAACTATTGCAATCTCGATCATGATGGCCAAATAGATTGTGGGGTTTTTCTAGAAATGGAACACGAAATTTTATAGTCATTCATTTTAAGACCAAATATTACTAATATCTGACCATGAAATTTTTGTCACCAAATCAAGACTACTAAAGTTAAAAAACTAGTTTGTACCCTGGCTGGTTATCCTGTACCGTGATTGTcataaaaacatattagaatttaATTTTGATCTTTGATAATACTGTCTGCTTTAGGAAACGCAGTGGAATATATTTGGTCATAACTTTGACACATGTCAATGTACTGGTAATAAAAGAACTAATAAGAAAATAACTTTGATCTTTGATAATACTGCCTGCTTTAGGAAACGCAGTGGAATATATCCGGTCATAACTTTGACACATGTCAAAGTACTAGTACTAGatagataaatgaaaataatgctttatatttaaacaaaatgatactTGCAGTGAATGCCTAATGTTCAGTTATTCTTAAATTATACTATTCTATGTAACatcaacacttttttttttacatacatatgTGTTTCATACTAACGCATACATGGTATATAGAAATGTTGTCTTAGTTTTCGAacacataaatgtatattttattatgaaacaaaatgactcattttcgaaGAATTGGTAATTCTTAATTTGAACTTATTGCATATACAATGTCTTCAGAAGCAGTATTTAGTGTTTTTGAGcaaaatattcataaacaaaatcataaatcaCAGGCAGTAAGATATAAAAGTgcagtaaatgaaattttaatgaagtAAATTCGAGATAATTATCTCAGTTATGCTGACGTGGTGTTGGTCTTTGGTTGGAGAGGTGTTTGTCTTATTTTTGGATCAACGTAGCCAGCTCGTGTTGTGGTCTCCCAGCTGTTGTAAATACTTTTGGAGAAAGCGTTATCGGTCTCAGGCTGGTGTCCAGGAAATGCATTAGGGTGTGGAgctggaaataaaaaaagattcaattattttacttttcatcTTGATATGTAATTGTTTACATCATACTCTACACAATCAATAGTGAATATTTTGCTAATCTTGTGAGAGTGACAGTTGAGATTATGAGTTAGATCTACATTTCACGGATAATAAAAAGTCTACAGTATTGTGGTTAAGAATTAATGAGATAGCTTAATCAACAGGTACTGTAGCCAACAGCCCAAATATTTGCCTAGCTGGAGCTGGACTATACATGGCTTGGAAAGTTGGATTGTTCATAGGGAGACTGAGATTTTGATCACATGTATATTCTCCAAAAAGCGTTCACATTTAATGTATGAGgcaatctaaaaataaaaaaaataaaaagcattcttAGCGCTCGAGTCGTTCGAAACGAATGTAAGTAAATCGCCTTACCTTTTAAATGCTTAAGTTCTTTTGGGACCTCATATGGTTTGAAGTTGTAGCTCTGATCGTATGTACTTTCAAAGTAATGGTTGTTCTGCAAaagtaaacaatatatttaaaacacTTTGTCTCTTCTTCTTTGTGAGACTAATGGAaactgtgtgaaaaaaaaatacacatcttCCTCAATAATTAAGCATCCTATCATCCTAAATGGATCCTGTACGCTAGTCTGAACAAGTTGCCAGCGGAAATACGTATAGTCTGCAAGTTCTCCAACTGTTCGAAACCCCAACGCAACCAACTAGCTTGCAGGTAGGAATATTTCATTATGCACTAGTGAAACAAAGAATCATTTGCTATGGTAGAGTTAATTTCACATACACTCGATCGTCTAACCAGATGTGAAGACATTACACATTTGCAGTTAATATttaacattgttattttttttctaaccGTTTTTACATAGTCATAGATCTATACTGCATGGGAcgtccgaaattctgggtcgccaaccagtaggccctacatctttcacccaaccgccGATTTCTGAACATCACTGGGCGAATTTAGAATAAATTTAGGCTTACCTGAGACGGCAATGGTTTCGCCTGTTTAACAATTTTATTGTCGAATCGTTCCTCGTTCCAGTTTCCAATTAGTGTGTCGTTACCGTAGGAAGTTTCTTTATTTGTGCATCTCCATCCAAACTGATTAAATTTAGCGGCATCTGTGGAGTGTGTCCATACTTCTGCCAGGCCGCTTGCCCGCACCATGGCCTGGAACGACGGATTGTTGTCCAAATGCGACATTTTGACACGCAAACtgcagaaaacaaaatgtattgtttacatttactCGCAATGTGACAGTGGCTTCCGGTTTATGTGACGTAGCGTCCTTAGTAACAGAAACGTCAGGTCATGTGATTTTTTATAAGGGAGATAAACCGTACAGCGCGCACATTTGATTTATCCTAGAGTAATCTTCATATTGCGAATAAGACTAGAGCtacattgtttttgaaaaaaatccacaAAACAAGGATTAGTGTTCAAAcataacattaaataaatatttttaatggtTAACTAAACCAGAGATATTTAATTCTATTATTATGCAAGCAGTAGGCCTATTTATCTACATCTAGATCTACATCTATTATTAATAAATAGGTGGATCAAAGCTGGCAGATATGAGGATTGGTAACACTTTTTCATCGGGTTTCTGAAGAAGTCTGTTAATATAATA
The Mercenaria mercenaria strain notata chromosome 10, MADL_Memer_1, whole genome shotgun sequence genome window above contains:
- the LOC123559367 gene encoding UPF0686 protein C11orf1 homolog; amino-acid sequence: MSHLDNNPSFQAMVRASGLAEVWTHSTDAAKFNQFGWRCTNKETSYGNDTLIGNWNEERFDNKIVKQAKPLPSQNNHYFESTYDQSYNFKPYEVPKELKHLKAPHPNAFPGHQPETDNAFSKSIYNSWETTTRAGYVDPKIRQTPLQPKTNTTSA